Genomic DNA from Danio rerio strain Tuebingen ecotype United States chromosome 5, GRCz12tu, whole genome shotgun sequence:
atatttgaaaaCTCTAAAATGGTGCTAATAATGACATCATTTACTTCATAGCTTAAgccatacagtatatatacacacttgATATTGCACACAGACCCTGAGCGTGCGTCAATATGATTGGAAATCGGGTCTGATTACGCGAGTATGCGCGAGTATGTCTACCGTCTGAAAACGACAACATTGCcttagcaaactgtgagatatgtaaacttgggtattttaagttgaggtgctgtttgtttttatattagatttaaaaaaatatatacaatattttggTGTACACGGtgaattaaataacaaataaggaACATGCTGAATCggtttcttcactcttctttatcGTTTTGTTTATGaagtataataaaaacaaaacaaaaaaacgtaaaACAAACCTTAAACAAACCATAGGAAGGGTATAAGAGtaaatgttggcagttttaaaaccttgacttttccaaacggCTGAAAATGGGTCTCGTTTCATGCCTAGTATCACTGGGTCCAAACAATTTTCACAAAAACTCACTCATATTGCATGTGTGGACAATGCAACCTTTCGACCATGAGAATGGGCATCGTTTATGTCTGCAGAAGGCAAAAACGACTGAATCTATGTCTGTGCTGCTATTTGGAAAATTTGTATAACACTGCCAATTGGTGattcattgcactgtggtgactcctgataatgTGTAAGTGAGTGAATTAGTGAATAGCGCCGGTCAAAGTGTGCGAAGTGAAGAGTGGGGGGGAAGGTGCGCGCGAACTGAAGAGTTGAGAGTGGGTATGAAGATGGTTGCACGTTGGGTTCAGTGCAAAAGGGGCTGTACCAAAAAGTTGTGGAATTCCGGGAGATTTCCGGGAAACAGAACAATACAGGAGAGGGGcgagagatgggtctgaaatatggcacactcccaggaaaaacaggagtgcTGGCAGGTATAATGCAAAGAAAGCATGGTTTTAGGGATCACGTTAGTGTTGAGGCCACTATTTCATGATGATGCTGTGAAAAAGAGCAAAAGCCTTCTGTGATTAAGCATAGATTCACCTTCTTCAACTTCTTAGGAGCTTAAAACAATGCTTTAGGTGCACAAACAGTGCTTTACGtgctcagcagcagcagcacacaaAGCTATTGTTTTATAATAATGGAGATGACGAACTTATGATTGAAatgcttcattttattttagtgctCCTAACATTATCAGATCTAAACCTGCATAAACTAATCTGAACAAGCGTATAAACTCTCATTGGTTTTTgaccaatgtttttgttttttcctgtatgGATTAGATGTTATATAATGCTATCTCAGCagaaatgctatttttataatACTGTTTTGTGAGGTCTGGATTAATGACGTGGCTTTTCTATGTCTATTAGTTTATTCAGTGGATTAAAAGTGACTTCTTATATAAATTTATCAAAGAAAAAAACTGATATGAAATGTTCAGAAATTCAGAAAAGCTATGGAAAAGATGGTGTTTTTTAATGGATCTATTACCTACACTCATTTCAACACTTTCTTCATACATCGCAATGGTCTGTTTTGCAGACACTGACcatgggtccgttcttcgtacctcgcttaaatgatctaagattatttggcagatcctggatcttttaatcttgataactgatctctcgctaatttggttcttcaaacgagttcgcgaatcatattagaatgtctggataaactgatctgagatcgctgcgtgtgttgtgaaggacagatctatcgatcctcgaaatcatgatcagcaatgcaacgattggctgacggcacagcagtgtaatgacatcatctgattaatattcaattatccatgtgagcaaaattacatcaaattagcagtaaacggcttgttaaatatgacacgcaataaccttccacatttgttgtgagctgcaggctttccactttcatgtgtcaagtgtatcatcatgtatttcaatgcaaatcaatgtatttagttccacatttagaaaatattttctttattatagtagccggtttttaatcagtgtaaagaataactggttgtttacaaaagcgttttcatattggtaaaggcgtctgcaacttttgtgaagcatcaaatcaccggcatataaactatcaaaatatgtttatgactgctgaaatgtattattgctttaaaataagtcacatattgtgcatttctattatacacaatttgtactaaagcgatctaaaaagttcatatcaataagttttctctttgcaccaccaggtggcagtctttgtactttcatttcgagggtgcagattgcatacgttttattaatatgtataacttaattcattttttttttaatgactataactttatatatatatatatatatatatatatatatatatatatatatatatatatatatatatatatatatatatatatatatatatatatatatatatatatatatagttaaaaaatatgtaccattttcccaagtgtatataactactactgtaagaaaatatcagaattcggaacatactttctgtattatctttgcttgaactgagccgatctaatcctgtttctatgaattgaacctgctcccgatcaggtttgacctagcagaactgttgctatgacaactctcggatcagctttaaagaacgaaacgatcctggatcgtgtcaaatcgtcaatatccaaatccagctaactgagtaatccacgtacgaagaacagaccccatgTATCTGACCCACCTGTAGGCGTTGAGTGAGGTACTGTGTCTCCAGACTCTGTCTCCTAGACAGCAAATAAGGGTGCATTTTTCCAGTGAATGTCGATGGATCTTTTCCACCAAGACATGGCCGTCCTTCTccctgaaattattattttaacatcagCAAAAATCACAgagaacaaacaataaaaaacaaagaaaaactaaatCATTAATTTCGCATTTAAAGGGGACCATATTATAattacacttgataaaaacagaaaatctgcagaaaaaCTTTGCACATGTCAGTAGAGGTGGAAAGCCCCACCAATTAGTGACCATCACTCCCTTATTAGCATAACTAGCCCTGGCTAAGATCCAGCTGTCCATCATTAGTTTTCATCTgcttataatgatgataataggTGCGTTCAACTTCATGCAGCGCTGTTCACACTGAttaaaatctgtcttaaagcagtgcatgccggttagaaattttgttcggattgatgctgcgccgacgccacatAACTATCTCATGTAGCATTAAAGTATCACAACAGCGCTCCGATATCAGACGATTGATTCAGCCGGTGCAGCATCTACATCAGGACTGCAGGTGCTGTGATGAcaacaccgatattacacgattggctgaGTTCACCGCATGACAATAACCGAGtgtgttttgcatttattattgGACAACTTTTGTCTCACAAACTTCCAAACAAACAGTTCACTTTATAAACCATCTCTATCTTGCACATATCAAGCTTGTCatgcaaatattttactgcagtaggCCTAATCatcttttttgtaaaataatttgtttCTAAAGGCTTGATTGTTTGCATAGGTCTATTTTCgaccatttttaaatgtatttatttgaattaattgaataccatttatttgaatttatatcgacagtcaccaaaacaacacaattaggatcaaaacctTAACGGGACAGGTTCAAAGATGCTATACAActttatttgtgtggtattttgagctgaaactgcatACAGACTACAGAGAcattttttaagactttttttttttttacatcttgtaaaggggcataataggacccctttaaggtcaaaatactataatgtataaaaatatttatttataaaaatgtattgaaataatCCAATAAATTGAAAGCAGCACAAATGGGTGTCTGACCTGGTGGTTGAGCTGATGGTGAGGCTCTAGGAGCTCCCGAGGGCTGATCATGGTGTTTCCGCATGCTCCACCATCTCCTAACACGATCTGTGCTTTATTGAGCTCCAGGAAGCCCTTGGTCCTGGCCAGGTTCTGGATGTGTTGTCTGAATGCCACCAACCCTGTGAAACCGTGGGTTCAATAAAAATACGGCAGACTTTAGTGAGTGGAAGCGCTGGAGATATTTTTTTGAGTGCTGCAGGGGTGCTCTGACTCACACTCTTCACTACTGCTATAATTAACACAGGAGTGAATCACTCCGAttattttcagctttttaaaagtGGTCATTATTCACAGAAGGTTAGATATCAATCAGAATGAGGGGTATTCATCTGCTAACAATAAATCCTCCAAAACACTGATTATGACACGTAAATACATGCCTACAGAGAGTAAAGTGGTGGACAGAATTCATACGTGGGCTTCATTCATACGCATTATGGACATGCAAATTGTGTCTTTTGGATATTATGTTCAAATTTGATGAATTCTAGCCTGTGATCTATTCTTTATAGTAAAGTAACAGTTGACTATGTAGTATCTACAAGTAACAGAATAACGcttgtttaaaaataaagcatgaaGGGCCTtttcatttttgcagtttttcccCGATACATCATCGCAGAGCTTGCGGAGGTTCGATTTGGGTTCATGCGACATGATTTATATAttgcaattttgaatttaaagcaataaatatttacaaaactataattagcgaaaaaattatttctttgatacctggaaaggaatatttgacCCTATcgatttacaatatactgatgcctaTTTTttgggctttattggtgataatggtcaggaatgttggaccattattgcctttttagcataagtatagagcagaaactagccagacagtaatttgtgaattgtggagtgggctaaatcaaaaaaaaaaaaatctgtattctTTATTAAGTGtacttttgcttttattcttgccataataaaaaatatatttgtagagcaaaccatgttctgttgtcattaatattttaatcaattaTAATAGGTAGAATTGTTCAAGATAttaacaaaagcaagtgatgcatcaaagtttgattttaaaaaaatcttgaatggtaataaaaatccttataattattaaaataattaataaagacaataaaaatcatttgtttaaaaatcttgatcgatattaatgatatgacgtagttccggaaacttcctcCTTCTATGTTTATCTGTCGGATTTTACAGTCAGTTTGTTTTGAAGTCGTTTTAAAGAACATCACAACGGCAAATGCAGCAAGTATAAAAGCATCGTCCGTTTTGTGAGGTGCATGcacagtcagcggaggtgcgcGATGCAGCACCAGTCGAAAGTATAAATCCTGCTTCTGTCACCTTCCTTCCCATTTTGATGCCCGTTTTAAACTTCAGCAgactgtcatgtgattggctgattggatgtTTGATTAGCAGCTGATCCAGTGAGcacaataaagtggccagtgagtgcatgTTGACCTTCAGTCCAAAGTCATTTTTTACCATGCAGAAATGCAGTGTGCCCACCCCTCGACACAAAGAATTATCGAAAACGTGatggaaaacaaaaatgaaaaagaacaTGCACAAGAACACAAATCATCCTGACCTTGTGTGAGAGAGGTGTCTGAAGCCCTTCGACCCTCTCGGAAGCTGATTAATGAGTGATTGTGTCCCTGTGGATTGAGCGTCTGCAGGCAGGCTTCAGGCGGCTTTATGCTGAGGAAGACTGGAGCTGTGGAGCCGGCAGGTGTAGAGTTTAATGCTGGACTCTCTTCAGGAAAGCTGCAGTCGCTCTGAGTTGAACCCATACTGTACTGCGAGTCCATGCTGCTGAGGGACGGGTTCAGATCTGCACACACAAACTTTCATTGTAAATCAAATGTATACTGCAGGGGTGTGAAGATTACTCCATCACCGCTGTAATGAGATGCCAACAGTAGTGATGTAGCATTACTGTCATAATtttcagtaatttttttaatattttgctcaTAAAAGTCATGCTCATTGGCTCGTGTTTATGTTCTAATTTTGAACTACAACCTCCAATTAGAAAAAGtttggacagtatggaaaacgcaaataaacaaagaaagtagtgatttccaaatttactttgacttataTTTCTTTGCAGACAATAAAACAcacaatatttcatgttttgtccgGTCAACTTCATTTCGTTTGTAAATGTATATCCTtacctgtcattcagacctgcaatactttccataaaaagttgggacaggaacAATTCAGGGCTAGTATATTGGTTAtgtaatgatgtgatttgaaacaagtgatgtcaacaggtgtgtgtaattatgatttgctacaaaagcagcatccaagaaaggtctagtcctttaggactAAAGATGAGCTGGGGATTGCCAACAAATaggtgagaaaattattgaaatgtttaaaggaAGACTTTTCTGATTTAGGGTTCTATATAGATAATAATTGTTTTGTTCTTATGTTCAAGGgtttattgagaaaaaatatttgGGGGAAGTCTATTAAACATGGGGGGATTCTTATTTTATGTATCtcataattgttattaattaaatcataaaagtCACATATTTTGTGATTATCATTATAGGTTGAATTTTATTGAGATCATTGTTTTTGGCTAATTCAGCTCTGGTCAAATGGAAGTTAAAACTACTTGGTGATCACATATTCGTTGAGAACTTTTAGTACTGCAACATAATGCATGATTTATATTTATAAGTATAAATACATTCACCTTATGCtgcattgtcattttaaatttaaagtatttgctttttgtgtttgtatttttcaTCTTTGTACTTATGCAAGTCTTTAAGGTTATTTTAACAATGGACTTGgcttattttctttcttattattatgtaaagcactttgaattccTACTGGGTCGCAATGGATGCTTTATAAGTACGCTTGGCTTGGCTTGACATGCAGTAAGTGACATGAGCAAAATCAAAGAGACACAAACTGTCTACTAAAAAAAGCTCTCACTGCCTGTTAATGTTAGTGGAAAACATATCAGAAGTGGTTCATCTTCGATGCCCAGTTTTCTCTAGAACTCCATGTCAAGTATTCCATGCAAAAACTGATTTAAGAGCTAGTAGAGCAAGTGTCTGAGTCCTTAGTCTTTTTATGAATCCAGTAGGCATGAATAAGTAATCTTAAGTTTCAAGTTGTGTCATCATTTTGGTTATAaagatatatgtatgtatttggactttcagctgtgaaaattaaaccacactgaactgaactaaactgaacttcaactctgcaaactgaactgacacagtttccatttactagaacttcaacgttaagctgctttgacaacatctacattgtaaaagtgctttagaaataaacatgaattgactTGATTATATAGaatattaaatgcaagtaaagtgtctacttaatgtttttaatattcaaaAAATGGGAGAAATAATGTTTTTCTGTTCTTATTCTGAcctattaaattatatatatatatatatatatatatatatatatatatatatatatatatatatatatatatatatatatatatatatatatgtatatgtatgtatatat
This window encodes:
- the sik2a gene encoding serine/threonine-protein kinase SIK2a isoform 2 (isoform 2 is encoded by transcript variant 2; The RefSeq protein has 5 substitutions compared to this genomic sequence) yields the protein MTDLNPSLSSMDSQYSMGSTQSDCSFPEESPALNSTPAGSTAPVFLSMKPPEACLQTLNPQGHNHSLVSFREGRRASDTSLTQGLVAFRHHIQNLARTKGFLELNKAQIVLGDGGACGNTMISPRELLEPHHPLNHQGEGRPCLGGKDPSTFTGKMHPYLLSRRQSLETQYLTQRLQRASQLASGLGSGQMFCKEAAPRTLEQQLQEHRLQQKRLYLQKQSQVQAYFHQMQLAEDAYPAQDPQISSSPQPSPPFTRTQTLTPFLEPGISSLSYSPKSARFPEWPPPPENLSNYTPSLPTEPQYAWSPAQPPLPPGKAETPSVQPAPEAPFLDCEMMETVEAPQGCVLVN